A genomic region of Zetaproteobacteria bacterium contains the following coding sequences:
- a CDS encoding NADH-quinone oxidoreductase subunit J yields MSLITLFFDLFATLAVLGGAMVVLSRNPMHSVMWLIFCFFNAAGLFFLLDAEFLGVILILVYVGAVMVLFVFVIMMIEVNVAQMREGFLRYLPIGGPIALILFAEMVAAGFSGIFSTARTGVVGHLGGQVDNTVEIGKELYTRYLLGFELAAIILLVALVGAVVLTLRARKDARYQNIARQVAVKKEERLRKVRM; encoded by the coding sequence ATGTCGCTCATCACCCTCTTCTTCGACCTCTTCGCCACCCTGGCTGTGCTCGGCGGTGCCATGGTGGTGCTCTCGCGCAACCCGATGCACTCGGTGATGTGGCTGATCTTCTGCTTCTTCAACGCCGCCGGCCTCTTCTTCCTGCTCGATGCCGAGTTTCTCGGCGTCATCCTCATCCTGGTCTACGTCGGCGCGGTGATGGTGCTCTTCGTCTTCGTCATCATGATGATCGAGGTCAACGTCGCCCAGATGCGCGAGGGATTCCTGCGCTATCTGCCGATCGGCGGGCCGATCGCATTGATCCTCTTCGCCGAGATGGTCGCCGCCGGCTTCAGCGGCATCTTCTCGACCGCCCGCACCGGCGTTGTCGGCCACCTGGGCGGCCAGGTCGACAACACGGTGGAGATCGGCAAGGAGCTCTACACCCGCTATCTGCTCGGCTTCGAGCTGGCGGCGATCATCCTGCTGGTGGCACTGGTCGGCGCGGTGGTGCTCACCCTGCGCGCCCGCAAGGATGCACGCTACCAGAACATCGCCAGACAGGTGGCCGTGAAGAAGGAAGAGCGGCTGCGCAAGGTGAGGATGTGA
- the nuoK gene encoding NADH-quinone oxidoreductase subunit NuoK — protein MVPLSSYLIVDAALFSIGVVGLFLNRKNVITILMCIELILLAVNINFVAFSHFLGDLAGQLFVFFVLTIAASEVAVGLAILVAFHRLRRSIDVADINTLQG, from the coding sequence ATGGTACCACTCTCCAGCTACCTCATCGTCGACGCCGCCCTCTTCTCGATCGGGGTGGTCGGGCTGTTCCTCAACCGCAAGAACGTGATCACCATCCTGATGTGCATCGAGCTGATCCTGCTGGCGGTGAACATCAACTTCGTCGCCTTCTCCCACTTCCTCGGCGATCTCGCCGGCCAGCTCTTCGTCTTCTTCGTCTTGACCATCGCGGCCAGCGAGGTGGCGGTCGGCCTGGCCATCCTGGTCGCCTTCCACCGCCTGCGCCGCTCGATCGATGTGGCGGACATCAACACCCTGCAGGGCTGA
- a CDS encoding NADH-quinone oxidoreductase subunit L has translation METTLNSAELLTIPLLPLIAALVVGLAGRRLGDALSHWICCVGVILSALLSLHVFAQVADGAGFYGNFWEWILSDGLRVPVGMMIDPLTAVMMITVTIVSACVHVYTIGYMHGDPGYSRFFSYISGFTFSMLVLVMGNNFFTLFFGWEAVGLFSYLLIGFWFKRESATFAALKAFIVNRVGDFGFAIGILAVWYYFGTVEYREVFDAMPGFLARHYTLGLMGHEMSAITFICLALFVGAMGKSAQIPLHVWLPDSMEGPTPISALIHAATMVTAGVFMVARLSPMFEFSETALAVVTITGALTAWICATIGLVQNDIKRVIAYSTCSQLGYMFVACGVSAYSVGIFHLMTHAWFKGLLFLAAGSVIHAVMADQDIRRMGQLRKYMPITYATMLIGALALAGVPPFAGFWSKDLIIESAAVRHMSWGISGFAYWALLTGVFFTAFYTFRMFFLTFHNSDRVPAETKAHLHESPKVITVPLIILAVGAALTGWWGAEVLNLPGEGGEGFFGDAIFVLAAHNPIARLEALEEAHATGFWLEGGALIFAALGIGLAWLMYFRESPLPARIAARFPGVHRFLLEKWRFDELYWAIFVVPARNAGRFLWQQADLALIDRGVIHTVIIDSIARAAGWLRRLQTGFVYHYAFAMVLGLFGLLTWLAAGGGS, from the coding sequence ATGGAGACGACCCTGAACAGCGCCGAGTTGCTCACCATCCCGCTGCTGCCGCTGATCGCGGCGCTGGTGGTCGGGCTTGCCGGCAGACGGCTGGGCGATGCACTGTCGCACTGGATCTGCTGCGTCGGCGTGATCCTCTCGGCGCTGCTCTCGCTCCATGTCTTCGCCCAGGTGGCCGATGGCGCCGGCTTCTACGGCAACTTCTGGGAGTGGATCCTCTCCGACGGGCTGCGCGTGCCGGTCGGCATGATGATCGACCCGCTGACCGCGGTGATGATGATCACCGTGACCATCGTCTCCGCCTGTGTCCACGTCTACACCATCGGCTACATGCACGGCGATCCGGGCTACAGCCGCTTCTTCTCCTACATCTCCGGCTTCACCTTCTCCATGCTGGTGCTGGTGATGGGCAACAACTTCTTCACCCTCTTCTTCGGCTGGGAGGCGGTGGGGCTCTTCTCCTACCTGCTGATCGGCTTCTGGTTCAAGCGGGAGAGCGCCACCTTCGCCGCACTCAAGGCCTTCATCGTCAACCGGGTGGGCGACTTCGGCTTCGCCATCGGCATCCTCGCCGTCTGGTACTACTTCGGCACCGTCGAGTACCGCGAGGTCTTCGACGCCATGCCCGGATTCCTCGCCCGCCACTACACCCTCGGGCTGATGGGCCACGAGATGAGCGCCATCACCTTCATCTGTCTGGCGCTGTTCGTCGGCGCGATGGGCAAGAGCGCCCAGATCCCGCTCCATGTCTGGCTGCCCGATTCGATGGAGGGTCCGACACCGATCTCCGCCCTCATCCACGCCGCCACCATGGTCACCGCCGGCGTCTTCATGGTCGCCCGGCTCTCGCCGATGTTCGAGTTCTCCGAGACCGCGCTGGCCGTGGTGACCATCACCGGCGCGCTCACCGCCTGGATCTGCGCCACCATCGGCCTGGTGCAGAACGACATCAAGCGGGTGATCGCCTACTCGACCTGCTCGCAGCTCGGCTACATGTTCGTCGCCTGCGGGGTGTCGGCCTACTCGGTCGGCATCTTCCACCTGATGACCCACGCCTGGTTCAAGGGGCTGCTCTTCCTCGCCGCCGGCTCGGTGATCCACGCGGTGATGGCCGATCAGGACATCCGCCGCATGGGGCAGTTGCGCAAGTACATGCCGATCACCTACGCCACCATGCTGATCGGCGCGCTCGCTCTGGCCGGGGTGCCGCCCTTCGCCGGCTTCTGGTCCAAGGATCTGATCATCGAATCGGCGGCGGTGCGCCACATGAGCTGGGGAATCAGCGGCTTCGCCTACTGGGCGCTGCTCACCGGCGTCTTCTTCACCGCCTTCTACACCTTCCGCATGTTCTTCCTCACCTTCCACAACTCCGACCGGGTGCCGGCCGAAACCAAGGCCCACCTGCATGAGTCGCCCAAGGTGATCACCGTGCCGCTGATCATCCTCGCCGTTGGCGCGGCACTCACCGGCTGGTGGGGGGCGGAGGTGCTCAACCTGCCCGGTGAGGGGGGCGAGGGCTTCTTCGGCGATGCCATCTTCGTGCTGGCCGCGCACAACCCGATCGCCCGCCTCGAGGCGCTGGAGGAGGCGCACGCCACCGGATTCTGGCTGGAGGGCGGCGCGCTGATCTTCGCCGCGCTGGGCATCGGGCTCGCCTGGCTGATGTACTTCCGCGAGAGCCCGCTGCCGGCGAGGATCGCCGCGCGATTCCCGGGCGTTCATCGCTTCCTGCTGGAGAAGTGGCGTTTCGACGAGCTCTACTGGGCGATCTTCGTCGTGCCGGCGCGCAACGCCGGCCGCTTCCTGTGGCAGCAGGCCGATCTGGCACTGATCGACCGCGGCGTCATCCACACGGTGATCATCGACTCGATCGCCCGCGCCGCCGGCTGGCTGCGCCGGCTGCAGACCGGTTTCGTCTACCACTACGCATTCGCCATGGTGCTCGGCCTCTTCGGCCTGCTCACCTGGCTGGCCGCCGGCGGCGGATCATGA
- a CDS encoding NADH-quinone oxidoreductase subunit M, with product MNTIHILGIPILTLSIFLPTAGAAAIWLFARNDDQVRWGALITSTLTFLVTLPLALAFDTTTAKMQFEELHPWIESFHIHYHLGVDGISMPFILLTSLLTVICVVSAWECIQDRVRGYMIAFLVLETTLIGVFAALDAVLFYFFWEAMLIPMFIIIGIWGGKNRVYATLKFFLYTFAGSVLMLIALLAMYFKAGHTFEILDYMNYPFDFGWQFWIWLGFFVAFAVKVPMWPVHTWLPDAHTEAPTAGSVILAGILLKMGAYGFLRFSLPICPDASQYFVPMMVALSLIAIVYISLVAMMQKDMKRLIAYSSIAHMGYVTLGTFMFTQQALEGAVVNMISHGFVAAALFLCVGVMYDRLHTREIAAYGGVANVMPRFALVMMVFAMANVALLGTSAFIGEILVLIGTFNADPASLSLSAKWVAIAAASSVVLSACYMLWMVKRVIFGDIVNEPVKTMPEMNLRETLYFLPLIALVVWLGLYPVPVLDWLHPTVAHLVEQATSSKLAAADAAARIGTLMQSTATTGGM from the coding sequence ATGAACACCATCCATATCCTCGGCATCCCGATCCTCACCCTCTCCATCTTCCTGCCGACGGCGGGGGCGGCGGCCATCTGGCTCTTCGCCCGCAACGACGATCAGGTGCGCTGGGGGGCGCTGATCACCTCCACGCTCACCTTCCTGGTCACCCTGCCGCTGGCCCTCGCCTTCGACACCACCACCGCGAAGATGCAGTTCGAGGAGCTCCATCCCTGGATCGAGAGCTTCCACATCCACTACCACCTGGGCGTCGACGGCATCTCCATGCCCTTCATCCTGCTGACCAGCCTGCTGACCGTGATCTGCGTGGTCTCGGCCTGGGAGTGCATCCAGGATCGGGTTCGCGGCTACATGATCGCCTTCCTGGTGCTGGAGACGACGCTGATCGGCGTCTTCGCCGCGCTGGACGCGGTGCTGTTCTACTTCTTCTGGGAGGCGATGCTCATCCCGATGTTCATCATCATCGGCATCTGGGGGGGCAAGAACCGCGTCTACGCCACGCTCAAGTTCTTCCTCTACACCTTCGCCGGCTCGGTGCTGATGCTGATCGCGCTGCTCGCCATGTACTTCAAGGCCGGCCACACCTTCGAAATCCTCGACTACATGAACTACCCGTTCGACTTCGGCTGGCAGTTCTGGATCTGGCTCGGCTTCTTCGTCGCCTTCGCCGTCAAGGTGCCGATGTGGCCGGTCCACACCTGGCTGCCCGACGCCCACACCGAGGCGCCGACCGCAGGATCGGTGATTCTGGCCGGCATCCTGCTGAAGATGGGCGCCTACGGCTTTTTGCGCTTCTCGCTGCCCATCTGCCCCGACGCCTCGCAGTACTTCGTGCCGATGATGGTGGCGCTCTCCCTGATCGCCATCGTCTACATTTCGCTGGTGGCGATGATGCAGAAGGACATGAAGCGGCTGATCGCCTACTCCTCGATCGCCCACATGGGCTACGTCACGCTGGGCACCTTCATGTTCACCCAGCAGGCGCTGGAGGGGGCGGTGGTCAACATGATCAGCCACGGATTCGTCGCCGCCGCCCTGTTCCTTTGCGTCGGGGTGATGTACGACCGACTGCACACGCGTGAGATCGCCGCCTACGGCGGGGTGGCCAATGTCATGCCCCGCTTCGCGCTGGTCATGATGGTCTTCGCCATGGCCAACGTGGCGCTGCTCGGCACCTCCGCCTTCATCGGCGAAATCCTGGTGTTGATCGGCACCTTCAACGCCGACCCGGCATCCCTCTCTCTCTCGGCCAAGTGGGTGGCCATCGCCGCGGCGAGCAGCGTGGTGCTGTCGGCCTGCTACATGTTGTGGATGGTCAAGCGGGTCATCTTCGGCGACATCGTCAACGAACCGGTCAAGACGATGCCGGAGATGAACCTGCGCGAGACCCTCTACTTCTTGCCGCTGATCGCGCTGGTCGTCTGGTTGGGGCTCTACCCGGTGCCGGTGCTCGACTGGCTCCACCCCACCGTCGCCCACCTGGTCGAGCAGGCAACCAGCAGCAAGCTGGCCGCGGCCGATGCGGCGGCCCGGATCGGGACGCTGATGCAGAGCACGGCGACGACGGGGGGGATGTAA
- a CDS encoding NADH-quinone oxidoreductase subunit N → MSRITFPFPAPEHLSIMVPEIFIAILAMAILLWGLFLPRGRSDGAAWAAAAGCAAAIPMVLSQAGAIGLTTFYGFFILDPFAVYAKLILILSTLFAIVISIDYMRREEHACEYYALMLFALLGMMFMISATNFVMMYLGVELMALAVYVLVAYQRELLRSPEAALKYFILGSLSSGMMLYGMSFLYGISGHLDFQAVGIALQGVEQGRFAMQLGMLFVLIGLGFKLSIAPFHMWTPDAYEGAPTPVTAFMSIAPKVAGFALFIRFLIEAMPPLSTDYIAVLEWLAVLTMAVGNIAAIAQRNIKRMLAYSTIGHVGFVLLGVIAANADGYAGVLTYMTIYLFMNMGAFAIITMMRRDGFEGELIEDYAGMARVRPVYALAMGLLMFSLAGIPFLGGFWAKYAVFLAAVEAGHLRLALIALLFSVVGAFYYLRVVKRIYFDQPKGDFVLQECNSMQVVVAVSTLMVVLLGLFPGPLMALCHQALTGLI, encoded by the coding sequence ATGTCCAGGATCACCTTTCCCTTCCCCGCCCCCGAACACCTCTCGATCATGGTGCCGGAGATCTTCATCGCGATCCTGGCCATGGCCATCCTGTTGTGGGGGCTCTTCCTGCCCAGAGGCCGCAGCGACGGCGCCGCCTGGGCGGCCGCCGCCGGGTGCGCCGCCGCCATCCCGATGGTGCTCTCGCAGGCCGGCGCCATCGGGCTGACCACCTTCTACGGCTTCTTCATCCTCGACCCCTTCGCCGTCTACGCCAAGCTGATCCTGATCCTCTCCACCCTGTTCGCGATCGTCATCTCCATCGACTACATGCGCCGCGAGGAGCACGCCTGCGAGTATTATGCGCTGATGCTCTTCGCCCTGCTCGGCATGATGTTCATGATCTCGGCGACCAACTTCGTCATGATGTACCTCGGCGTCGAGCTGATGGCGCTGGCCGTCTACGTGCTGGTCGCCTACCAGCGCGAGCTGCTGCGCTCCCCGGAGGCGGCGCTGAAGTACTTCATCCTCGGCTCGCTCTCCTCCGGGATGATGCTCTACGGCATGTCGTTCCTCTACGGCATCAGCGGCCACCTCGACTTCCAGGCGGTGGGGATCGCCCTGCAGGGGGTGGAGCAGGGTCGCTTCGCCATGCAGCTGGGCATGCTCTTCGTGCTGATCGGCCTCGGCTTCAAGCTCTCCATCGCACCGTTCCACATGTGGACGCCCGACGCCTACGAGGGGGCGCCCACACCGGTGACCGCCTTCATGTCGATCGCCCCCAAGGTGGCCGGTTTCGCGCTGTTCATCCGCTTCCTGATCGAGGCGATGCCCCCCTTGAGCACCGACTACATCGCCGTGCTCGAGTGGCTGGCCGTGCTGACCATGGCGGTGGGCAACATCGCGGCCATCGCCCAGCGCAACATCAAGCGGATGCTCGCCTACTCGACCATCGGCCACGTCGGCTTCGTGCTGCTCGGGGTGATCGCCGCCAACGCCGACGGCTATGCCGGCGTACTCACCTACATGACCATCTACCTCTTCATGAACATGGGCGCCTTCGCCATCATCACCATGATGCGGCGCGACGGCTTCGAGGGTGAGCTGATCGAGGATTACGCCGGCATGGCCCGGGTCCGCCCGGTCTATGCGCTGGCCATGGGGCTGTTGATGTTCTCGCTCGCCGGCATCCCCTTCCTCGGCGGCTTCTGGGCCAAGTACGCCGTCTTCCTCGCCGCGGTCGAGGCCGGCCACCTGCGGCTGGCCCTGATCGCGCTGCTCTTCTCGGTGGTCGGCGCCTTCTACTACCTGCGGGTGGTCAAGCGGATCTACTTCGACCAGCCCAAGGGCGATTTCGTCCTGCAGGAGTGCAACTCCATGCAGGTGGTGGTCGCCGTCTCCACCCTGATGGTGGTGCTGCTCGGCCTCTTCCCCGGCCCGTTGATGGCGCTGTGCCACCAGGCGCTCACCGGCCTGATCTGA
- the miaB gene encoding tRNA (N6-isopentenyl adenosine(37)-C2)-methylthiotransferase MiaB — protein MTGLRTAPAGPRSAARNPSALFIKTYGCQMNSYDSERMAALMESTFGLRLVAAPEEADVILMNTCSVREKAEEKVYSELGRYRRLKQKRPHLIIGVGGCVAQQEGARIQQRAPFVDLVFGPQSYHRLPEMIHRIRRERVPIADVELPEIEKFDHLPRPRGRGCSRFVTVMEGCDKFCTFCVVPYTRGEERSRPVADILAECRALLDEGAVEITLLGQNVNGYRGIGPDGEVWDFAALLFAVAELPGLLRLRFTTSHPLEVDDGLIEAFAELPQLMPYLHLPLQSGSDAILKAMHRGHTADDYLRIVERLRAARDDLALSSDFIVGFPGERDEDFAATLRMVRTVGFDSAFCFAYSPRPGTPAAGLADPVPDEIKQARLAELLALMKEQTQAALTRQVGKTLPVLFDGRGRRDGDLVGRTPDFKIVHARGGSRLIGHEIPVTITRAYGQSLRGEIPRE, from the coding sequence ATGACCGGCCTCCGCACCGCGCCGGCAGGGCCACGCAGCGCCGCGCGCAACCCCTCCGCCCTCTTCATCAAGACCTACGGCTGCCAGATGAACAGCTACGACTCCGAGCGCATGGCAGCGCTGATGGAGTCGACCTTCGGCCTGCGGCTGGTCGCCGCGCCGGAGGAGGCCGACGTCATCCTGATGAACACCTGCTCGGTACGGGAGAAGGCCGAGGAGAAGGTCTACTCCGAGCTCGGCCGCTACCGCAGGCTCAAACAGAAGCGCCCCCACCTGATCATCGGTGTGGGCGGCTGCGTCGCCCAGCAGGAGGGGGCGCGCATCCAGCAGCGGGCGCCGTTCGTCGATCTGGTCTTCGGGCCGCAGAGCTACCACCGGCTGCCGGAGATGATCCACCGCATCCGGCGCGAACGGGTGCCGATCGCCGATGTGGAGCTGCCGGAGATCGAGAAGTTCGACCACCTGCCGCGGCCGCGCGGCCGCGGCTGCAGCCGTTTCGTCACCGTCATGGAGGGGTGCGACAAGTTCTGCACCTTCTGTGTCGTCCCCTACACCCGCGGCGAGGAGCGCTCCCGCCCGGTGGCCGACATCCTCGCCGAGTGCCGGGCACTGCTGGATGAAGGCGCCGTCGAGATCACCCTGCTCGGCCAGAATGTCAACGGCTACCGCGGCATCGGCCCGGACGGCGAGGTGTGGGACTTCGCCGCCCTACTCTTCGCGGTGGCCGAGCTGCCCGGCCTGCTGCGGCTGCGCTTCACCACCAGCCACCCGCTGGAGGTGGACGACGGGCTGATCGAGGCCTTCGCCGAGCTGCCGCAGCTGATGCCCTACCTCCATCTGCCGCTGCAGTCGGGCTCCGATGCCATCCTCAAGGCGATGCACCGCGGCCACACCGCCGACGACTACCTGCGCATCGTCGAACGGCTGCGTGCCGCCAGAGACGACCTGGCCCTCTCCTCCGACTTCATCGTCGGCTTCCCCGGCGAGCGCGACGAGGATTTCGCCGCCACCCTGCGCATGGTGCGCACGGTCGGCTTCGACTCCGCCTTCTGCTTCGCCTACTCGCCCCGCCCCGGCACTCCGGCGGCCGGGCTGGCCGATCCGGTGCCCGACGAGATCAAGCAGGCGCGGCTGGCCGAGTTGCTGGCGCTGATGAAGGAGCAGACTCAGGCGGCGTTGACCCGGCAGGTGGGCAAAACCCTGCCGGTGCTGTTCGACGGCCGCGGCCGACGCGACGGCGATCTCGTCGGCCGCACGCCCGATTTCAAGATCGTCCACGCACGGGGCGGCAGCCGTCTGATCGGCCACGAGATCCCCGTCACCATCACCCGCGCCTACGGGCAGTCGCTCCGGGGCGAAATCCCGCGGGAGTAG
- a CDS encoding PhoH family protein has product MTSEREQTTIALRLEGLGNEALAALCGREHDTLRRIEARFDVRITGAVGDWRICGAQAEAAAGALRAMAGRVRDGGVLPPDEVEQIMHTAGDATEEGEADDDGPLIEAGRRQVRGKSPNQRRYLQAMAGQILTLAVGPAGTGKTWLAVACAVRDLLTERVDRIILTRPAIEAGERLGFLPGDMQQKVDPYLRPLFDALGEMLGGERMARLQSEGRIEIAPLAYMRGRTLNDAFIILDEAQNTTRTQMKMFLTRLGFGARMVVTGDISQIDLPHPEESGLLHAIQLLGGIEGVAVCRMEQRDVVRHRLVAEIIAAYERADG; this is encoded by the coding sequence ATCACGTCGGAGCGGGAGCAAACCACCATCGCGCTCAGGCTCGAAGGGCTGGGCAACGAGGCGTTGGCCGCCCTCTGCGGCCGGGAGCACGACACCCTGCGGCGGATCGAGGCCCGCTTCGACGTGCGGATCACCGGCGCGGTCGGCGACTGGCGCATCTGCGGCGCACAGGCCGAGGCCGCCGCCGGCGCGCTGCGGGCCATGGCCGGGCGGGTGCGTGACGGGGGCGTACTGCCGCCGGACGAGGTCGAGCAGATCATGCACACAGCCGGTGACGCGACGGAGGAGGGGGAGGCCGACGACGACGGGCCGCTGATCGAGGCCGGCCGCCGGCAGGTGCGGGGCAAGTCGCCCAACCAGCGCCGCTATCTGCAGGCGATGGCCGGGCAGATCCTCACCCTGGCGGTGGGTCCTGCGGGAACCGGCAAGACCTGGCTGGCGGTGGCCTGCGCGGTGCGCGACCTGCTCACCGAGCGGGTCGACCGCATCATCCTCACCCGCCCGGCGATCGAGGCGGGCGAGCGGCTGGGCTTCCTCCCCGGCGACATGCAGCAGAAGGTCGATCCCTACCTCAGGCCGCTGTTCGACGCGCTGGGAGAGATGCTGGGCGGTGAGCGCATGGCCCGGCTGCAGAGCGAGGGGCGCATCGAGATCGCCCCGCTGGCCTACATGCGCGGCCGCACCCTCAACGACGCCTTCATCATCCTCGACGAGGCACAGAATACCACCCGTACCCAGATGAAGATGTTCCTCACCCGGCTCGGCTTCGGCGCCCGCATGGTGGTCACCGGCGACATCTCGCAGATCGACCTGCCGCACCCGGAGGAGAGCGGGCTGCTGCATGCCATCCAGCTGCTCGGCGGCATCGAGGGGGTGGCCGTCTGCCGGATGGAACAGCGCGACGTGGTGCGCCACCGGCTGGTGGCCGAGATCATCGCCGCCTACGAACGAGCGGATGGGTGA
- the ybeY gene encoding rRNA maturation RNase YbeY has translation MGDGHRRGPSADAAAFVAAEKPDNQSMIDILHDQPWQGLPDDGALRRAVAAAAEAACGRPIDGDGLDLCLRLADDQAVAALNRRWRGVDQATDVLAFPQQEGAIDPAAPLGDIIVAVPFLRREAARLGLPPADHLIHLVVHATLHLFGHDHAEAEETRRMRLLENHIMQRLALHTPWPEAAQ, from the coding sequence ATGGGTGACGGCCACCGGCGGGGCCCATCGGCGGATGCGGCCGCTTTCGTGGCGGCGGAGAAACCGGACAACCAATCGATGATCGACATCCTGCACGACCAGCCGTGGCAGGGGCTGCCCGACGACGGGGCGCTCCGGCGCGCGGTGGCCGCCGCCGCCGAGGCGGCCTGCGGGCGGCCGATCGATGGAGACGGCCTCGATCTCTGCCTGCGGCTGGCCGACGATCAAGCGGTGGCGGCGCTCAACCGGCGCTGGCGCGGGGTCGACCAGGCCACCGACGTGCTCGCCTTCCCGCAGCAGGAGGGGGCGATCGATCCCGCCGCACCGCTGGGCGACATCATCGTCGCCGTCCCCTTCCTGCGCCGCGAGGCGGCCCGTCTCGGCCTGCCGCCGGCCGATCATCTGATCCACCTCGTGGTCCACGCAACACTGCACCTCTTCGGCCACGACCACGCCGAAGCGGAGGAGACCAGGCGGATGCGCCTGCTGGAGAACCACATCATGCAACGACTCGCCCTACACACCCCCTGGCCGGAGGCCGCCCAGTGA
- a CDS encoding HlyC/CorC family transporter: protein MSAGDAPPTARQRLRRWLLERLRPGEEPSELRWIIRRAGSIHSETQRTMLEQILELDDTRVREVMTPRSEIVALQRDMRPDEARALMVKHGVRRAPLIDGDLDRVVGMIHIWDLLRQQLDPSGELPLDELATPALEVAELQRISSALQAMKNRVHLAVVRDEYGGVAGLVSLSDLLEEIVGPLIDERRNTPEQAIVRRADGWLEVACRTHVEQLEEALERDLPRGDFDTVGGLILSQLQRIPRAGERVQAAGLDCRILEADPRRILRVALRPISPPKG from the coding sequence GTGAGCGCCGGCGACGCCCCACCGACCGCCCGGCAACGGCTGCGCCGCTGGCTGCTGGAGCGGTTGCGCCCCGGCGAAGAGCCCAGTGAGCTGCGCTGGATCATCCGCCGCGCCGGGTCGATCCACTCCGAGACGCAGCGCACCATGCTCGAACAGATCTTGGAGCTGGACGACACCCGGGTGCGCGAGGTGATGACGCCGCGCTCGGAGATCGTCGCCCTCCAGCGCGACATGCGCCCGGACGAGGCGCGCGCGCTGATGGTCAAACACGGGGTGCGGCGCGCACCGTTGATCGACGGCGACCTCGACCGGGTGGTGGGGATGATCCACATCTGGGATCTGCTGCGCCAGCAGCTCGACCCGTCCGGCGAGCTCCCGTTGGACGAACTGGCCACCCCCGCGCTGGAGGTGGCCGAGCTGCAGCGCATCTCCAGCGCGCTGCAGGCGATGAAGAACCGCGTCCATCTGGCGGTGGTGCGCGACGAATATGGCGGCGTCGCCGGCCTGGTCTCGCTCTCCGACCTGCTGGAGGAGATCGTCGGCCCGCTGATCGACGAGCGGCGCAACACCCCCGAACAGGCGATCGTGCGGCGCGCCGACGGCTGGCTGGAGGTGGCCTGCCGCACCCATGTCGAACAGCTGGAGGAGGCGCTGGAGCGTGATCTGCCACGCGGCGACTTCGACACCGTCGGCGGGTTGATCCTAAGCCAATTGCAGCGCATCCCCAGGGCGGGCGAGCGGGTGCAGGCGGCGGGGCTCGACTGCCGCATCCTCGAGGCCGATCCCCGCCGGATCCTCCGCGTCGCCCTGCGTCCGATTTCGCCCCCCAAGGGGTGA